A section of the Kribbella sp. HUAS MG21 genome encodes:
- a CDS encoding NAD(P)H-binding protein, translating into MTILVTGGRGAIARAVTGGLIAAGQDVRVASREPSAVPSAVEYDAADPAPALRGISQVFLYSDPSSAAAFVTAAEAAGVKQVVLLSSLSALGGPDDPHAKTEQVIARASYATTCLQPGAFMSNAKYWAYQVRASGQIRLPYLDAEEAPIHELDIADAALRVLLDGPGNGHDGRGYPMTGPESMARRRQIELVTEVTGVPIEAVDLTVDQARAEMGMRDEGQRETLLAYWASRVGSPASIEPGVELLTGHTARTFTTWLRDNPGLFG; encoded by the coding sequence ATGACGATTCTCGTCACCGGCGGTCGCGGCGCGATCGCCCGCGCCGTCACCGGCGGCCTGATCGCGGCCGGCCAGGACGTCCGCGTCGCCAGCCGCGAACCCTCCGCTGTCCCGTCCGCCGTCGAGTACGACGCGGCGGATCCAGCCCCCGCCCTGCGCGGTATCAGCCAGGTCTTCCTGTACTCCGACCCGTCGTCGGCGGCCGCCTTCGTCACCGCGGCCGAGGCCGCTGGCGTCAAGCAGGTCGTGCTGCTGTCGTCCCTGTCGGCGCTCGGCGGGCCCGACGACCCGCACGCGAAGACCGAGCAGGTGATCGCGCGCGCGTCGTACGCGACGACCTGCCTCCAGCCCGGTGCGTTCATGAGCAACGCGAAGTACTGGGCGTACCAGGTGCGCGCGAGTGGTCAGATCCGGCTGCCCTACCTGGACGCCGAGGAGGCGCCGATCCACGAGCTCGACATCGCCGACGCCGCGCTCCGGGTGCTGCTCGACGGTCCGGGCAACGGCCACGACGGTCGCGGGTACCCGATGACCGGGCCGGAGTCGATGGCGCGGCGGCGCCAGATCGAGCTCGTCACCGAGGTCACCGGCGTACCGATCGAGGCCGTCGACCTCACTGTGGACCAGGCTCGCGCCGAGATGGGCATGCGCGATGAAGGCCAACGCGAGACCCTGCTCGCCTACTGGGCGTCCCGCGTCGGCTCACCGGCCTCGATCGAGCCCGGCGTCGAGCTCCTCACCGGTCACACCGCCCGGACCTTCACCACCTGGCTCCGCGACAACCCTGGCCTGTTCGGCTGA
- a CDS encoding type II secretion system F family protein yields MNPFLAGGFLGALFGIGLLVVVVRLPFLRKPPVDERISPYLRDLGAPDVFVGVVDSRSPFYAILRLFGPSLRAAAQRLERILGGASTIRRRLQRAGLERTVEEFRIEQLLWGTIAFAAGLVISVVAVAFGLGNPVGMLLFCVFLGVLGVLGRDTFLTTQVRRRERRLLAELPTVAELLALSVAAGEGPAAALDRVARSSRGELANELKRVLAETRAGETLVRALDALADRTGLLALSRFADGLAVALERGTPLADVLRAQAGDIREAGRRELIESGARREVAMMVPVIFLVLPVTIVFAFYPGAVGIRLIAG; encoded by the coding sequence ATGAATCCCTTCCTGGCCGGCGGTTTTCTCGGCGCGCTGTTCGGGATCGGGCTGCTCGTCGTCGTGGTGCGGTTGCCGTTCCTCCGCAAGCCGCCGGTCGACGAGCGCATCTCGCCGTACCTGCGGGATCTCGGGGCGCCGGACGTGTTCGTCGGCGTGGTGGACTCGCGGTCGCCGTTCTACGCGATCCTGCGGCTGTTCGGCCCGTCGCTGCGGGCCGCGGCGCAGCGGCTGGAGCGGATCCTCGGCGGCGCGAGCACGATCCGCCGGCGGTTGCAGCGCGCCGGGCTGGAGCGGACGGTCGAGGAGTTCCGGATCGAGCAGTTGCTCTGGGGGACGATCGCGTTCGCCGCGGGCCTGGTGATCTCGGTCGTCGCCGTCGCGTTCGGCCTCGGGAACCCGGTCGGCATGCTGCTGTTCTGTGTGTTCCTCGGAGTCCTCGGGGTGCTCGGCCGCGACACCTTCCTGACAACGCAGGTACGGCGGCGCGAGCGAAGGTTGCTGGCCGAGCTGCCGACCGTGGCCGAGCTGCTGGCTTTGTCGGTCGCGGCCGGTGAAGGCCCGGCCGCCGCGCTCGACCGGGTGGCGCGTTCCTCGCGGGGCGAGCTGGCCAACGAGCTGAAACGGGTCCTGGCCGAGACCAGGGCGGGAGAAACGCTGGTCCGGGCGCTGGACGCGCTCGCGGACCGGACCGGGTTGCTGGCGCTCTCGCGCTTCGCGGACGGGCTGGCGGTCGCGCTCGAGCGCGGCACCCCGCTGGCCGACGTGCTGCGGGCGCAGGCCGGCGACATCCGGGAAGCGGGTCGCCGCGAGCTGATCGAGTCCGGCGCGCGCCGTGAGGTCGCCATGATGGTCCCGGTGATCTTCCTGGTGCTGCCGGTGACCATCGTTTTCGCCTTCTATCCGGGCGCTGTCGGGATCCGGCTGATCGCCGGATGA
- a CDS encoding pentapeptide repeat-containing protein, whose product MPNRTDLRADCGSCFGLCCVALTFSRSADFAIDKPAGEACPNLADDFRCTIHSKLRAKGFPGCTVYDCFGAGQELSRRAGRSWREQPGQEMFAALPILRQLHELLWYLTEALEYDERLQPAIDRVETVSRTADLTTVDVAAERAVVNELLLETSRRVRGKQPKKKERRGADLIGARLRGADLAKANLRGAYLIGADLRDADLRQADLIGADLRDTDLRGADLTGALFLTQSQLNAARGNHQTRIPGSLTRPAHWSAAGS is encoded by the coding sequence TTGCCGAACAGAACTGACCTGCGGGCGGACTGCGGTAGCTGCTTCGGGCTCTGCTGCGTCGCGCTGACCTTCAGCCGGTCGGCGGATTTCGCGATCGACAAGCCGGCCGGCGAAGCGTGCCCGAACCTGGCCGACGACTTCCGCTGCACGATCCACAGCAAGCTGCGCGCGAAGGGCTTCCCGGGCTGCACGGTCTACGACTGCTTCGGCGCCGGCCAGGAGCTCTCGCGCCGCGCCGGCAGGAGCTGGCGCGAACAGCCGGGGCAGGAGATGTTCGCCGCGCTCCCGATCCTCCGCCAGCTCCACGAGCTGCTCTGGTACCTCACGGAAGCCCTGGAGTACGACGAGAGGCTCCAGCCCGCGATCGACCGGGTCGAGACCGTCAGTCGTACGGCGGACCTCACGACCGTCGACGTGGCGGCCGAGCGGGCCGTCGTCAACGAGCTGCTGCTCGAGACCAGCCGGCGTGTCCGCGGCAAGCAGCCGAAGAAGAAGGAGCGTCGCGGCGCGGACCTGATCGGCGCCCGTCTCCGCGGCGCCGACCTGGCGAAGGCCAACCTCCGCGGCGCCTACCTGATCGGCGCCGACCTCCGCGACGCCGACCTACGGCAGGCGGACCTGATCGGCGCCGACCTCCGGGACACAGACCTCCGCGGCGCCGACCTGACCGGCGCCCTGTTCCTCACCCAGTCCCAACTCAACGCCGCCCGCGGCAATCACCAGACGCGGATCCCCGGTTCGCTCACGCGCCCTGCCCACTGGTCCGCAGCCGGTTCGTGA
- a CDS encoding type II secretion system F family protein: MGLVIGLFFGVGLLLIIAAIVAPAETVPGAEGRLRAKSRDLLARAGIEGLTPGAFIGACVLTGLFAFLLMFLISKTLPVGLVFGLMAGWLPIALVRARARRRLAEFRELWPDVVDNIASAVRAGLSLSEALAQVGERGPLPLREPFQRFGADYASTGRFAESLDRLKARLADPVGDRVVEALRIAREVGGGDLGRLLRSLSTFLRDDARTRSELESRQSWSVNGARVAVAAPWLVLALLSFQGDVIQRYNTPVGALIIGAGAVVCVIAYRLMLRIGRLPEPERVLR; encoded by the coding sequence ATGGGCCTCGTGATCGGGCTGTTCTTCGGGGTCGGGCTGCTGCTGATCATCGCGGCGATCGTGGCGCCGGCCGAGACCGTGCCCGGTGCGGAGGGGCGGTTGCGCGCGAAGAGCCGGGACCTGCTCGCCCGGGCCGGAATCGAAGGGCTGACGCCGGGCGCGTTCATCGGCGCGTGTGTGCTCACCGGGCTGTTCGCGTTCCTGCTGATGTTCCTGATCTCGAAGACCTTGCCGGTCGGTCTGGTGTTCGGGCTGATGGCGGGCTGGCTGCCGATCGCCCTGGTCCGGGCGCGGGCCCGGCGGCGGCTGGCCGAGTTCCGCGAGCTGTGGCCGGACGTCGTGGACAACATCGCGTCCGCGGTGCGGGCCGGGTTGTCGTTGTCCGAGGCCTTGGCGCAGGTGGGTGAGCGTGGTCCGTTGCCGCTGCGGGAGCCGTTCCAGCGGTTCGGCGCCGACTACGCGTCGACCGGCCGGTTCGCCGAGTCGCTGGACCGGTTGAAGGCGCGGCTGGCCGACCCGGTCGGGGACCGGGTGGTCGAGGCGTTGCGGATCGCCCGCGAGGTGGGCGGCGGCGACCTCGGCCGGCTGCTGCGGTCGCTGTCGACGTTCCTGCGCGACGACGCCCGCACCCGGTCGGAGCTCGAGTCCCGGCAGTCGTGGTCGGTCAACGGCGCGCGCGTCGCGGTCGCGGCGCCGTGGCTGGTGCTGGCGTTACTGTCGTTCCAGGGCGACGTGATCCAGCGGTACAACACGCCCGTCGGCGCCCTGATCATCGGCGCGGGCGCGGTCGTGTGCGTGATCGCGTACCGGTTGATGCTCCGAATCGGCCGGCTGCCCGAGCCCGAGCGGGTGCTGCGATGA
- a CDS encoding ATPase, T2SS/T4P/T4SS family, which yields MTADRLDAHRAGWTGAVELIDAQVRDVVRREGIDPLRDPGAVNAIVATVVKEYDERSLTGVVPPIADLEAVSREVHDRVAGFGPLQRYLDDPSVEEIWINEPSRVFIAREGRHELTTTVLTEEEVSDLVERMLKTTGRRIDVSQPFTDARLPDGSRVHIVLGGITQRYAAINIRKFTVRATRLSDLVQLGSLTPHAAAVLEASVAVGLNVLVSGGTQAGKTTMLNALAGSIPGSERVISCEEVFEIKLPIPDWVSMQTRQAGLEGTGEVRLRDLVKESLRMRPSRVIVGEVRGEECLDLLLALNSGLPGMCTIHANSAREALTKMCTLPLLAGENIGSRFVLPTVAGCVDLVVHLGIGADGHRRVREIVAVTGRVEEQAIETETLFQTYDGYLRRAEGHLPHPERFQQAGYNVAGLLTELPRGVK from the coding sequence ATGACAGCGGACAGGCTCGACGCGCACCGTGCGGGCTGGACCGGTGCCGTCGAGCTGATCGACGCGCAGGTCCGTGACGTCGTCCGCCGCGAGGGCATCGACCCGCTCCGCGACCCCGGCGCGGTGAACGCGATCGTCGCGACCGTCGTCAAGGAGTACGACGAGCGCAGCCTGACCGGCGTGGTGCCGCCGATCGCCGATCTGGAGGCGGTCAGCCGGGAGGTGCACGACCGGGTCGCGGGCTTCGGGCCGCTGCAGCGCTACCTCGACGACCCGAGCGTCGAGGAGATCTGGATCAACGAGCCGAGCCGGGTGTTCATCGCCCGCGAGGGCCGCCACGAGCTGACCACGACGGTGCTGACCGAGGAGGAGGTCAGCGACCTCGTCGAGCGGATGCTGAAGACCACCGGCCGCCGGATCGACGTCTCGCAGCCGTTCACCGACGCGCGGCTGCCCGACGGCAGCCGGGTGCACATCGTCCTCGGCGGGATCACCCAACGCTATGCGGCGATCAACATCCGCAAGTTCACCGTCCGCGCGACCCGGCTCAGCGACCTCGTCCAGCTCGGTTCGCTGACGCCGCACGCGGCCGCGGTCCTGGAGGCGTCCGTTGCCGTCGGCCTCAATGTGCTGGTCTCCGGCGGCACCCAGGCCGGCAAGACCACGATGCTGAACGCACTGGCCGGTTCGATCCCCGGCAGCGAGCGGGTGATCAGCTGCGAGGAGGTCTTCGAGATCAAGCTGCCGATTCCCGACTGGGTGTCGATGCAGACCCGGCAGGCCGGGCTCGAGGGCACCGGCGAGGTGCGGCTGCGCGATCTCGTGAAGGAGTCGCTGCGGATGCGGCCGTCGCGGGTGATCGTCGGCGAGGTGCGCGGCGAGGAGTGCCTCGACCTGCTGCTCGCGCTGAACAGCGGCCTTCCCGGCATGTGCACGATCCACGCCAACTCCGCGCGCGAGGCGCTGACCAAGATGTGCACGCTGCCGCTGCTGGCCGGCGAGAACATCGGTTCCCGGTTCGTGCTGCCGACGGTGGCCGGCTGCGTCGATCTCGTCGTACATCTCGGGATCGGGGCGGACGGGCACCGGCGGGTGCGGGAGATCGTCGCGGTCACCGGGCGGGTCGAGGAGCAGGCGATCGAGACTGAGACGCTGTTCCAGACGTACGACGGATACCTGCGCCGCGCCGAGGGACATCTGCCGCATCCGGAGCGCTTCCAGCAGGCCGGGTACAACGTGGCCGGGCTGCTGACCGAGTTGCCCCGCGGGGTGAAGTGA
- a CDS encoding Tad domain-containing protein — MTRTHKRDEHGQMTVLIVGFTIVILLMIVVVTDISKAFLVRRNLDATADGAVLAAANGLAAVYAQPGAGSNAVIDPEQARQLTAAYLDDVAAGNRFDNLDWSVDVDGTTVTVRLTSTADLPFQPPGFPGTADIASEAAAVVPIR, encoded by the coding sequence ATGACTCGCACGCACAAGCGGGACGAGCACGGGCAGATGACCGTCCTGATCGTTGGCTTCACCATCGTCATCCTGCTGATGATCGTGGTGGTGACCGACATCTCGAAGGCCTTCCTGGTCCGGCGCAACCTGGACGCGACCGCGGACGGCGCGGTGCTCGCGGCCGCGAACGGACTCGCCGCCGTGTACGCCCAGCCCGGCGCCGGGAGCAACGCCGTGATCGACCCGGAGCAGGCCCGGCAGCTGACCGCGGCGTACCTCGACGATGTTGCTGCTGGCAACAGGTTCGACAACCTCGACTGGTCGGTGGACGTCGACGGCACGACGGTGACCGTCCGCCTCACCTCGACCGCCGACCTTCCGTTCCAGCCGCCCGGTTTCCCGGGGACCGCCGACATCGCCTCCGAGGCCGCGGCCGTCGTACCGATCCGCTGA
- a CDS encoding helix-turn-helix domain-containing protein translates to MELGRRERKKQQTRQAISDVATALFLERGFDAVTVAEVARAADVAVQTVFNHFPAKEDLFFDESGWWTGPARAIREAPPGADPVDVLETQYLAMCRERLTVGHLATWKQFVATIEASPALLARRRLNVDELEKSLTEALDERSPDQLRNRLIAALYGAAQKVLEGRLMAVLPDDAAPAELVRVQSEFEQAVAEVFAVLRRGLR, encoded by the coding sequence ATGGAGCTCGGACGGCGGGAACGGAAGAAGCAGCAGACGCGGCAGGCCATCTCGGACGTGGCCACCGCGCTGTTCCTCGAGCGCGGCTTCGACGCCGTGACCGTGGCCGAGGTGGCGCGCGCCGCGGACGTCGCCGTCCAGACGGTGTTCAACCACTTCCCGGCGAAGGAGGATCTGTTCTTCGACGAGTCGGGGTGGTGGACGGGACCGGCGCGCGCGATCCGCGAGGCGCCGCCGGGCGCGGATCCGGTCGACGTCCTCGAGACGCAGTACCTCGCGATGTGCCGCGAGCGGCTCACGGTGGGTCATCTGGCGACCTGGAAGCAGTTCGTCGCGACGATCGAGGCCAGTCCCGCGCTGCTCGCCCGGCGCCGGCTGAACGTCGACGAACTGGAGAAGTCGCTCACCGAGGCGCTCGACGAGCGCTCGCCGGACCAGCTGCGCAACCGGCTGATCGCGGCCCTGTACGGCGCCGCGCAGAAGGTTCTGGAGGGGCGGCTGATGGCGGTCCTGCCCGACGACGCGGCGCCCGCGGAGTTGGTCCGCGTGCAGTCGGAGTTCGAGCAGGCGGTCGCCGAGGTCTTCGCCGTTCTTCGCCGCGGTCTCCGCTGA
- a CDS encoding Gfo/Idh/MocA family oxidoreductase has protein sequence MEPLRIGILGAARIAGRAIVEPAKLTNSRLVAVAARDTARAEAFAAEHGVERVHASYQQLLDDPEIEAIYNPLANGLHGPWNLRALAAGKHVLTEKPSASNAAEAEQVREAVRSSGLVFMEAFHYAYHPVMRRLQELVAKGELGDLQHVEATMVMPPPADEDPRWSLPLAGGAVMDVGCYALHAQRMFGQYAGGAPRLVSARAGERKRLPGVDEWLNADLEFPNGATGSVRTSMAAESVEFSLKVVGSRGEAFAPFYVVPQNDDRVIVTTKEDTWVEHLGTRTSYTYQLDAFIGAVRNGAPLLTDADDALATMRLIDECYVAAGMTPRPTSTI, from the coding sequence ATGGAACCGCTGCGGATCGGCATCCTCGGTGCCGCCCGGATCGCCGGCCGGGCCATCGTCGAGCCGGCCAAGCTGACCAACAGCCGGCTGGTCGCGGTCGCCGCGCGCGACACCGCTCGCGCCGAGGCCTTCGCCGCCGAGCACGGTGTCGAACGTGTCCATGCGTCGTACCAGCAGCTCCTGGACGACCCCGAGATCGAGGCGATCTACAACCCGCTCGCCAACGGGCTGCACGGCCCGTGGAACCTCCGGGCCCTTGCTGCCGGCAAGCATGTGCTGACCGAGAAGCCGTCGGCCAGCAACGCGGCCGAGGCCGAGCAGGTACGGGAGGCCGTCCGGTCGTCCGGGCTGGTGTTCATGGAGGCCTTCCACTACGCCTACCACCCGGTGATGCGCCGCCTGCAGGAGCTGGTCGCCAAGGGCGAACTCGGCGACCTGCAGCACGTGGAGGCGACGATGGTGATGCCGCCGCCCGCCGACGAGGACCCGCGCTGGTCGCTGCCGCTCGCCGGCGGCGCCGTGATGGACGTCGGCTGCTACGCATTGCACGCGCAACGCATGTTCGGCCAGTACGCCGGTGGCGCGCCGCGGCTGGTCAGTGCGCGCGCCGGTGAGCGCAAGCGGCTGCCGGGCGTGGACGAGTGGCTGAACGCCGACCTGGAGTTCCCGAACGGCGCGACCGGCTCCGTGCGGACCAGCATGGCCGCGGAAAGCGTCGAGTTCAGCCTCAAGGTCGTGGGCAGCCGGGGTGAGGCGTTCGCGCCGTTCTACGTCGTGCCGCAGAACGACGACCGCGTCATCGTGACGACCAAGGAGGACACCTGGGTCGAGCACCTCGGCACGCGGACGTCGTACACCTATCAACTCGACGCGTTCATCGGCGCGGTCCGCAACGGCGCTCCGCTGCTCACCGACGCCGACGACGCGCTGGCCACGATGCGCCTGATCGACGAGTGCTACGTCGCCGCCGGCATGACCCCGCGGCCCACCTCGACGATCTGA
- a CDS encoding LysR family transcriptional regulator → MDPHLLRTFVTVAECGSFSAAATRLGYTQSAVSQHIAALENDLGTPLLHRRPVTPTPSGERLLEHAGPILLRLDAARADVRRTVTAPPTTLTIAASPLAARSLAAHLAAVRRTHPGTELALTIYPRAQVPEAVATGTHTIGLTDGVTAPTDPLPITAPLNTTPTTQEPLAITLPRSHPLAHTTPPTPAVVALPAAQAEAGPAPAADPHLAGRASHPASTVRSGLSLSDLVDARWIDAPDLAAPLTALRTAAGSDALRPAFTYTGTDLHTLLTLIEAGHGLAVLPHSAIPPNLAAIPLTTPRLIHRTELLHAHLPTPAAKALAEALSAHD, encoded by the coding sequence GTGGATCCTCATCTGCTGCGCACCTTCGTCACGGTCGCCGAATGCGGATCCTTCTCCGCAGCCGCCACGCGCCTCGGCTACACCCAGTCCGCCGTCTCCCAGCACATCGCCGCCCTCGAGAACGATCTGGGTACGCCGCTACTCCACCGCCGCCCGGTGACGCCGACCCCGTCCGGCGAGCGCCTCCTCGAACACGCAGGCCCCATCCTGCTCCGCCTGGACGCCGCACGCGCCGACGTACGCCGTACCGTCACCGCCCCACCCACCACCCTGACCATCGCCGCCTCTCCTCTGGCAGCCCGCTCCCTGGCCGCCCACCTGGCCGCCGTACGCCGAACCCACCCCGGCACCGAACTAGCCCTGACCATCTACCCGAGAGCGCAGGTCCCCGAAGCCGTAGCCACAGGCACCCACACCATAGGCCTGACGGACGGCGTCACCGCCCCCACAGACCCCCTCCCAATCACCGCACCTCTGAACACAACCCCCACCACCCAGGAACCCCTAGCCATAACCCTCCCCAGATCCCACCCCCTGGCCCACACCACTCCTCCCACGCCCGCAGTTGTCGCTCTCCCTGCCGCTCAAGCTGAGGCTGGTCCCGCCCCCGCCGCCGACCCTCACCTCGCCGGCCGTGCCTCTCACCCCGCCAGCACCGTCCGCAGCGGCTTGTCGCTAAGCGACCTGGTCGACGCGCGCTGGATCGACGCCCCCGACCTAGCCGCCCCACTCACAGCCCTACGCACCGCCGCCGGCTCCGACGCCCTCCGCCCAGCCTTCACCTACACGGGCACCGACCTACACACCCTCCTGACCCTCATCGAAGCCGGCCACGGCCTAGCAGTCCTCCCCCACTCCGCAATCCCCCCAAACCTCGCCGCGATCCCCCTGACCACCCCACGCCTCATCCACCGCACCGAACTCCTCCACGCCCACCTCCCCACCCCAGCCGCCAAGGCCCTCGCCGAAGCCCTCTCAGCGCACGACTGA
- a CDS encoding GntR family transcriptional regulator, with product MSTVQVRVDRNSRTPLHVQLAQQLEAAIQGGELPVGSRLSNEVDLAEAYGLSRPTVRQAIARLVDQGLLVRKRGVGTQVVGNSGQVRRSLELTSLYDDLTAAHRKPETEVLRFGISPATAEVATALQCDEGDRVLRLERLRRADGEPLALMRNWLPPETLETDPATLAERGLYQLLRAEGVRLKVAHQTISAVPATLEQARLLAEEPGSPLLATTRITYDDHGQPVEYGSHLYRASRYSFEHTLVHR from the coding sequence ATGAGTACCGTGCAGGTCCGGGTCGATCGGAACAGTCGTACGCCGTTGCACGTGCAGTTGGCGCAGCAGTTGGAGGCGGCTATCCAGGGCGGGGAACTGCCTGTCGGGTCGCGGCTGAGCAATGAGGTGGACCTGGCCGAGGCGTACGGGTTGAGCCGGCCGACGGTGCGGCAGGCGATCGCCCGGCTGGTCGACCAGGGCCTTCTGGTGCGCAAGCGTGGTGTCGGTACCCAGGTAGTCGGCAACTCCGGACAGGTACGCCGCTCGCTCGAACTGACCAGCCTGTACGACGACCTCACCGCCGCGCACCGCAAGCCCGAGACAGAGGTACTGCGCTTCGGCATCTCGCCCGCCACCGCAGAGGTTGCCACAGCACTGCAGTGCGACGAGGGCGACCGAGTACTGCGCCTGGAACGTCTGCGCCGCGCCGACGGCGAGCCGCTCGCGCTGATGCGCAACTGGCTCCCGCCCGAGACCCTGGAAACCGATCCGGCCACCCTCGCGGAGCGCGGGCTCTACCAGCTGCTGCGCGCCGAGGGTGTCCGGCTGAAGGTGGCGCACCAGACCATCTCCGCCGTACCCGCAACGCTCGAGCAGGCGCGCCTGCTGGCGGAGGAGCCGGGCTCGCCGCTGCTGGCGACGACCCGGATCACGTACGACGACCACGGGCAGCCGGTCGAGTACGGCTCCCATCTGTACCGCGCCAGCCGCTATTCGTTCGAGCACACGCTCGTGCACCGCTGA
- the prfB gene encoding peptide chain release factor 2 → MAGLDFDAELKQLDATMTSIEKVMDLPALRKEIDELGEQVAAPDLWDDQANAQKVTSRLSSLQADVERVGALRGRLDDLGVLVELGREENDADSLAEAEKEIGSVAKAIQSLEVRTLLSGEYDEREALVTIRSGAGGVDAADFAEMLQRMYLRWAERHGYATEVYDTSYAEEAGLKSTTFAVKAPYAYGTLSVESGTHRLVRISPFDNQGRRQTSFAAVEVVPVLEQTDEIDVPEEELRIDVYRSSGPGGQSVNTTDSAVRITHIPTGTVVSCQNEKSQLQNKASAMVILKAKLLALKKAEERAQLDALRGDVAGSWGDQMRSYVLHPYQMVKDLRTQFESGNTSGVFDGEIDEFIEAGIRWRRTGQTVAEQN, encoded by the coding sequence GTGGCTGGACTGGATTTTGACGCGGAGCTGAAGCAGCTCGACGCGACGATGACCTCGATCGAGAAAGTGATGGATCTCCCCGCGCTGCGCAAGGAGATCGACGAGCTCGGCGAGCAGGTCGCTGCGCCCGACCTCTGGGACGACCAGGCGAACGCGCAGAAGGTGACGTCGCGGCTGTCCAGCCTGCAGGCCGACGTGGAGCGGGTCGGCGCGCTGCGCGGCCGGCTCGACGACCTCGGCGTCCTGGTCGAGCTGGGCCGCGAGGAGAACGACGCGGACAGCCTGGCGGAGGCGGAGAAGGAGATCGGCTCGGTCGCCAAGGCGATCCAGTCGCTCGAGGTCCGCACGCTGCTGTCCGGCGAGTACGACGAGCGTGAGGCCCTGGTCACGATCCGTTCCGGCGCGGGCGGCGTCGACGCCGCGGACTTCGCCGAGATGCTGCAGCGGATGTACCTGCGCTGGGCCGAGCGGCACGGTTACGCCACCGAGGTCTACGACACGTCGTACGCCGAGGAGGCCGGGCTCAAGTCGACCACATTCGCGGTCAAGGCGCCGTACGCGTACGGCACGCTGAGCGTCGAGTCGGGCACCCACCGGCTGGTCCGGATCTCGCCGTTCGACAACCAGGGCCGCCGGCAGACCTCGTTCGCCGCGGTCGAGGTGGTCCCGGTGCTCGAGCAGACCGACGAGATCGACGTACCGGAGGAGGAGCTGCGGATCGACGTGTACCGGTCGTCCGGTCCGGGTGGCCAGAGCGTCAACACCACCGACTCCGCGGTCCGGATCACGCACATCCCGACCGGCACCGTGGTCTCCTGCCAGAACGAGAAGTCCCAGCTGCAGAACAAGGCCAGCGCGATGGTCATCCTGAAGGCCAAGCTGCTCGCGCTGAAGAAGGCCGAGGAGCGGGCCCAGCTGGACGCGCTGCGCGGTGACGTGGCCGGCTCGTGGGGCGACCAGATGCGCTCCTACGTCCTGCACCCGTATCAGATGGTGAAGGACCTGCGGACGCAGTTCGAGTCCGGGAACACCTCGGGTGTGTTCGACGGTGAGATCGACGAGTTCATCGAGGCCGGCATCCGCTGGCGCCGCACCGGCCAGACGGTTGCCGAACAGAACTGA
- a CDS encoding TadE/TadG family type IV pilus assembly protein — MQRTRGERGSAVVEFVLVATILVPLFLGILQVGLFLYVRNTVTAAASEGAHYAAVLNRTPADGEARTRELISGVVTDGLIDSVSAEQIDLDGQPGIEVTVDAHMPPLGLWGPGISFTVEGHAVKETGE, encoded by the coding sequence ATGCAAAGAACCCGTGGCGAGCGGGGCTCGGCGGTGGTCGAATTCGTGCTGGTGGCGACGATCCTGGTGCCGTTGTTCCTCGGCATCCTGCAGGTCGGCCTGTTCCTGTACGTGCGCAACACCGTGACCGCCGCCGCCTCCGAGGGCGCGCACTACGCGGCCGTGCTCAACCGCACGCCGGCCGACGGTGAGGCACGCACCCGGGAGCTGATCAGCGGCGTGGTGACCGACGGACTGATCGACTCGGTGTCCGCGGAGCAGATCGACCTCGACGGCCAGCCCGGCATCGAGGTGACGGTCGACGCCCACATGCCGCCGCTCGGCCTGTGGGGACCGGGCATCTCCTTCACTGTTGAGGGACATGCCGTGAAGGAGACGGGCGAGTGA